A genomic region of Zalophus californianus isolate mZalCal1 chromosome 11, mZalCal1.pri.v2, whole genome shotgun sequence contains the following coding sequences:
- the FIBIN gene encoding fin bud initiation factor homolog, with the protein MVFLKFLWIGFFCRLCQGYFDGPLYPEMSNGTLHHYFVPDGDYEENDDPEKCQLLFRVSDHRRCSQGEGSQASSLLSLTLREEFTVLGRQVEDAGRVLEGISKSISYDLDGEESYGKYLRRESHQIGDAYSNSDKSLTELESKFKQGQEQDSRQESRLNEDFLGMLVHTRSLLKETLDISVGLRDKYELLALTIRSHGTRLGRLKNDYLKV; encoded by the coding sequence ATGGTGTTCCTGAAGTTCCTCTGGATAGGTTTCTTCTGCCGCCTGTGTCAGGGCTACTTTGATGGCCCTCTCTACCCGGAGATGTCCAATGGGACTCTGCATCACTACTTCGTGCCCGACGGGGACTATGAAGAGAATGATGACCCTGAGAAGTGCCAGTTGCTGTTCAGGGTGAGTGACCACCGGCGCTGCTcccagggggaggggagccaggccAGCAGTCTGCTGAGCCTCACCCTCCGGGAAGAGTTCACCGTGCTGGGCCGCCAAGTGGAGGATGCTGGGCGTGTCCTGGAGGGCATCAGTAAGAGCATCTCCTACGACCTGGACGGGGAAGAGAGCTATGGCAAGTACCTGCGGCGGGAGTCCCACCAGATCGGGGATGCCTACTCCAACTCGGACAAGTCTCTCACTGAGCTGGAAAGCAAGTTTAAGCAGGGCCAGGAACAGGACAGCAGGCAAGAGAGCAGGCTCAACGAGGACTTCTTGGGGATGCTGGTCCACACCAGGTCCCTGTTGAAGGAAACGCTTGACATCTCCGTGGGGCTCAGGGACAAATACGAGCTGCTCGCCCTCACCATCAGGAGCCATGGGACCAGGCTAGGTCGGCTGAAAAATGATTATCTTAAAGTGTAG